In the genome of Fructilactobacillus hinvesii, the window TTGAACTCCCTAAAATAATTTGAGCAACTTGATATTTCTTTCCTGCTTGCACCTCAAAAATGCCACGATAAAACGAGCCATCAAAAACGATTGTGAATTGACTTTGAACAAACATTGCGTTTATTCCTCCTATAAATTTAATGAAAAAGCGGGACATCCCTAGGAGGAAGGATACTGATAGCGAATGAGCTACGTCCGGACTACCAACCGGAGCTGTGTTTTTGCTTTGCGTTTAGTGTATCATAGAACAGAAACTAATTATATTTTTGCAATATCAGCAACATAATTTTAGCTATAAGTCTGAAAGGAGGTTCCTCATGTCCAACTACACCAACCTCAACATCCAACTCAACAACGACATCCTTCACACCATCACCATGCTGGCCAGCGCCAAAGGAATCAGTGTTTCTGCTGAAATTGAATCGATTCTTAATCAACACTTTGCCAAGCCCGAACTCGTTGGGATCACTGATTTAGTGGGAACCGAAATTACAGATCACCAGCTTCAAGACGACGGCTTGGTCAAACTCCACGGTGTGTTATACTTTTACCAACTCGTGGACACGAAACGGCACCGTCATGAAACATACGTGGTGGCGGATGTAACCGATCAAAAAGTGTATTTAGTCGCTAAAGGAGAGTATTATGCTGGGGATTAAAATTGTGCAACAAAATAACGTCGGATTGGTAACTTTCTTGGGAAAGTACGCCCGTCAGTTTGAAAGTGGACTGCACTTCTACATTCCGTTTTTTGAACGGGTGAAAACGGTCAGCCTTCAGTCGCAACCGCTGGCGCTCCCTGTGCAAACCGGAATTACCCGTGATAACGCCAGCATCAGCATCCAAGTGACGTTGAACTACCGGATTACCAACGCTGAACGCTACACCTTTGGTAACAGCAACTCGATTCAATCGATGGCTTACCAAGTGAGTGGGACGCTGCGGGATATCATCGGGAGCATGGACCTCGATGACGTCTTGAATTCGACCGACAAAATCAACACCAAGTTGATGCAAAATATCGGCGACCTCACCAACACCTACGGCATCATGATTGAACGAGTCCAAATTGGCGACCTGACTCCTTCCAAAGGAGTGAGTGAAGCGATGGAAAATCAAATCACTGCTTCGAAGAACAAGCAGGCCACGATTTCGGAAGCGCAAGGAAACGCCGAACAAATTCGCCTGAACACCGAAGCTAAGAATGCCGCCAAGATTGCGACTGCCAAAGCTGACAAGCAACAGACGGAGATTCACGCGGATGCCGCCGCTTACGCCACTAAGGTGCAAGCAGAAGCGGACCAATATCGGATTGAACAATTGCAAGCCGCTTTGGCTAACATTGACCAGAAGTATCTAAATGCGCAGTCAATTGATGCATTGAAGGCCGCCGGAGAACAGGGGAACCTGATTATTGTTCCGAACGACAGCAACGCTGACTACGGACAACTAGCTACTTTTAGCAAAATGCTCCACAAACAGGACCAATAAAAAATGACCACCAATTTAAAGTTGGTGGTCATTTTTAACGTAACTCTATTTATCATCCTCAGCGGACTCTTCTTCTTTTTTCTCACGTGGTCCTTGCTTCACCATTTTCAGGTTTTGCCAGTTAATCACGGTTTTGTTGTGGTAGGTATCAATGATGTCTGGATCACTGCTTTCAAACCCAATTAGAAAAGAATTTTTGTATGCCTTTTCAATCGTTCCCGTAAAGTCTTGTTTCTTAATTTGAAAGGCTACTTCATCGCCGACTTCAAAGGGTGATTTCTCGGTCGCGGTTTGTTCATCATTTTTCTTTGGCACAATCATCGCCTCCTCCAGGATTGCTAACCTATGAAATATAAACGATTCCCGTACTTTTGTCAATTCTTAACCATTTTGTAGTACAATTTATACATCTAAGACAAGCTAGGTGGTAAATGTGACAAACAAGCGACGACGGCCCCGCCGGAAACGAAAAACAACGAAGAAGAAACGCGCCCAATCCGATAATTTTAGCGGCTTTGGACTCATTATTGTGATTGTCATTTTGTTAGCCGGGACCATCTGGGGGATTAATTACATCACCCAACCCCGTTATTCCCAATCAAACGTCAGTCAACAGCACCAAAAGTTTATCAATCAAATTTTACCGGCCTCGTTACGTGCTCAGCAGGAGTATAAAATTCTGCCCAGCATCACGATTGCCCAGGCGATTTTGGAATCGAACTGGGGTCAGAGTCAATTGTCCGCCAAATACCACAATCTGTTTGGTGTGAAAGCCACTGCCAACCAACCTAGTGTAGAATTAAGTACCACGGAGTTTACGAACGGCAAGGCGGAAAATGTGACGGGTCGTTTCCGAGTCTACGATAGTTGGGACGAGTCGATTGAAGCGCACGCCAAACTACTGGCAAACGGAACGGATTGGAACAACCTGCAGTATCAGGACGTCGTTCGGGCCGACAACTATCGGGATGCCGCTCGGGCTTTAAGCACGGGGGGTTACGCGACCGATCCCGCTTATGCCGACAAAATTATTGCCATCATTGAAAAGTATCACCTTAATCAATACGATCACCAGGAGGGCCAGCAATAATGAAACCATTTAATCCCGGAATGACACTGGGAATCATCGGAAAAGGATATCAACTGCAGCAACTAGCGGATGCCGCGCGCCGCACGGAATTAAAGGTCTTATTGTATCCCAATCCCACGGCCGAAAATCCGCATTCTTTGACGGATGCAGGTCTTTTACACGCCTTTGCCGAGCAAAGTGACGTCACGACTGCCATTGCAGAGCCAGTTCCGTTATCATCATTGGAAACCATCTCAACTGGATCGGAGTTTCCGCAGGGAACAGAATTGACCGAAATCAGTCAAGACCGGGCGTTAGAACAAGCTTTTTTTCAATCCCTGAATCTTAACGGGGTGCCGTTTAGCACGGTGATTAACACAAGCGACGTGGAACAAGGAATTGACACGTTAGGCTTACCAGCCCGGATTATTCCAATTTCAAA includes:
- a CDS encoding SPFH domain-containing protein, yielding MLGIKIVQQNNVGLVTFLGKYARQFESGLHFYIPFFERVKTVSLQSQPLALPVQTGITRDNASISIQVTLNYRITNAERYTFGNSNSIQSMAYQVSGTLRDIIGSMDLDDVLNSTDKINTKLMQNIGDLTNTYGIMIERVQIGDLTPSKGVSEAMENQITASKNKQATISEAQGNAEQIRLNTEAKNAAKIATAKADKQQTEIHADAAAYATKVQAEADQYRIEQLQAALANIDQKYLNAQSIDALKAAGEQGNLIIVPNDSNADYGQLATFSKMLHKQDQ
- a CDS encoding glycoside hydrolase family 73 protein gives rise to the protein MTNKRRRPRRKRKTTKKKRAQSDNFSGFGLIIVIVILLAGTIWGINYITQPRYSQSNVSQQHQKFINQILPASLRAQQEYKILPSITIAQAILESNWGQSQLSAKYHNLFGVKATANQPSVELSTTEFTNGKAENVTGRFRVYDSWDESIEAHAKLLANGTDWNNLQYQDVVRADNYRDAARALSTGGYATDPAYADKIIAIIEKYHLNQYDHQEGQQ
- a CDS encoding DUF2187 family protein, whose product is MPKKNDEQTATEKSPFEVGDEVAFQIKKQDFTGTIEKAYKNSFLIGFESSDPDIIDTYHNKTVINWQNLKMVKQGPREKKEEESAEDDK